GCCGCCGGCGCGATTGAAGGCGACGTCAAGCAACAAGCCACCAACTGGCACGCCATCATCATGTTCTTCCTGTTCGTGGCCTTCACGCTGGGCATCACCTACTGGGCCGCGCGCCGCACCAAGTCGGCCAGCGATTTCTACGCCGCCGGCGGCGGCATCACCGGTTTCCAGAATGGCCTGGCCATCGCCGGCGACTACATGTCCGCCGCGTCCTTTCTGGGGATTTCCGCGCTGGTATTCGACAAAGGCTACGACGGCCTGATCTACTCGATGGGCTTCCTGGTGGGCTGGCCCATCATCCTGTTCCTGGTGGCCGAGCGGCTGCGCAATCTGGGCAAGTACACCTTCGCCGACGTCGCCTCCTATCGCTTGCAACAGATGCCGGTGCGCAGCCTGGCAGCCGTGTCCACGCTGGTGGTGGTGGCCATGTACCTGATCGCGCAAATGGTGGGCGCGGGCAAGCTGATCCAGCTCTTGTTCGGCATGAGCTACGGCTCCGCCGTGGTGCTGGTGGGCGTGCTGATGGTGTGCTACGTGTTGTTCGGCGGCATGCTGGCCACCACCTGGGTGCAGATCATCAAAGCGGTGCTGCTGCTGTCCGGCGCCACTTTCATGGCCATCATGGTGCTGGCCTCGGTCGGCTTCAGTCCGGAAGTGATGTTCGAGAAAGCCGTGGCCGCGCATAGCAAGGGCGCCGCCATCATGGCGCCGGGCAAGGCCGATCCGATCGACTCCATCTCGCTGGGCCTGGCGCTGATGTTCGGCACCGCCGGCCTGCCGCACATCCTGATGCGCTTCTTCACCGTGGCGGACGCCAAGGAAGCGCGCAAGTCCGTGTTCTACGCCACCGGGTTCATCGGCTATTTCTACATCCTGACCTTCATCATCGGCTTCGGCGCCATCATGCTGGTGCTGAACCAGCCGGGCATGATGGAAACCGTGATGAAGAACGGCAAGGAAGTGCACCAGCTGATCGGCGGCAGCAATATGGCGGCCATCCACCTGGCAGACGCCGTGGGCGGCGACATATTCTTGGGCTTCATCTCCGCCGTGGCCTTCGCCACCATTCTGGCGGTGGTGGCCGGCCTGGCCCTGTCCGGCGCGTCCGCGGTGTCTCACGACCTGTACGCCAGCGTGATCAAGCACGGCAAAGCCAACGAGGCCGACGAGATCCGCGTGTCCAAGATCACCACCGTGGTGCTGGGCGTGGTGGCCATCGTGCTGGGCCTGGTGTTCGAGAAGCAGAACATCGCCTTCATGGTGGGCCTGGCCTTCTCCATCGCCGCCTCGGCAAACTTCCCGGTGCTGTTCCTGTCGATGTTCTGGAAAGGCCTGACCACGCGCGGCGCGGTGACCGGAGGACTGGTGGGACTGGCCAGCGCGGTGCTGCTGATCGTGCTGGGGCCAACGGTATGGGTGGAGGTGATGAAGCACGAACACGCCATCTTCCCGTACAAGAACCCGGCCATCTTCTCGATGACCCTGGCCTTCGTCGTCACCTGGCTGGTATCGGTGCTGGATGCCTCCAAGCAGGCCGCCGACGAGAAAGCCAAGTTCGACGCCCAGTATGTGCGCTCGATGACCGGCATCGGAGCCAGTGGCGCCAGCAAACATTAAATGTCATTATCATTGACATGCCGCGCGCCGGATGACGCGCGGCGATAACACCAAAGACTCTGGAGAAACGCATGTCCACGCTAGATTCCATCCTCAAGGAAACCCGCAGCTTCGCGCCGTCGGAAGAATTCCGCCGCAAGGCGTCCATCAGCGGCATCGAGGCTTACCACGCCTTGTGCGAACAGGCGGACGATCACTACCTGTCGTTCTGGGGGGATCTGGCGCGTGAACTGATCAGCTGGAAAAAGCCGTTCTCCCGCGTGCTGGACGACAGCCAGGCGCCGTTCTTCAAGTGGTTCGACGACGGCGTACTGAACGCGTCCTACAACTGCCTGGACCGCCACCTGGCGTCCAACGCCAACAAGATCGCCATCATCTTCGAGGCCGATGACGGCGAAGTCACCCGCGTCACCTACTCGGAACTGCATCGCCGCGTCTGCCAGTTCGCCAACGGCCTGAAAAGCCTGAACGTGAAAAAAGGCGACCGCGTCGTCGTCTACATGCCGATGGGCATAGAGGCCGTGGTGGCGATGCAGGCCTGCGCCCGCATCGGCGCCATCCACTCGGTGGTGTTCGGCGGTTTCTCGGCCGGCGCGGTGCGCGACCGCATCCAGGATGCCGGCGCCACCATGGTGATCACCGCCAACGAAAGCCTGCGCGGCGGCAAGAGCGTGCCGCTGAAGGCCACGGTGGACGAAGCGCTGGCGCTGGAGGGCTCGGAGTCGATCCAGCACGTGGTAGTGTATCAGCGCACCAACGGCGGCGCGGCCTGGACCGACGGCCGCGACGTATGGTGGCACAAGCTGGTCGAAGGCCAGAGCGAGGCCTGCGAGCCTGAATGGATGAGCGCCGAAGATCCGTTGTTCATCCTCTACACCTCAGGCTCCACCGGCAAGCCCAAAGGCATTCAGCACAGCACCGCCGGCTATCTTCTGGGGGCGATCAACAGCTTCCGCTGGGTATTCGACTACAAACCCAACGACGTCTTCTGGTGCACCGCCGACGTGGGCTGGATCACCGGCCACAGCTACGTCTGCTACGGCCCGCTGGCCAACGGCGCCACCCAGGTGATCTTCGAGGGCGTGCCCACCTATCCCGACGCCGGCCGCTTCTGGAAAATGATAGAACAGCACAAGGTATCCGTCTTCTACACCGCGCCGACCGCGATCCGCTCGCTGATCAAACTGGGCGCAGACCTGCCCAAACAATACGATCTGTCCAGCTTGCGCGTGTTGGGCACGGTGGGCGAGCCCATCAATCCTGAAGCGTGGATGTGGTACTACGAAACGGTTGGCGGCGGCCGCTGCCCCATCGTGGATACCTGGTGGCAGACCGAAACCGGCTCGGCGATGATCGCGCCGCTGCCGGGCGCCGTGGCCACCAAGCCGGGCTCGTGCACGCTGCCGCTGCCGGGCGTGATCGCCGACATCGTCGACGAATCCGGCGCGCCGGTGGAGCCCGGCCGCGGCGGCTTCCTGGTGATAAAGAAACCCTTCCCGTCCCTGGTGCGCACCATCTGGAACGACCCGGAACGCTTCAAGAAAACCTATTTCCCGGACGAGTTCGACGGCAAATATTATCTGGCCGGCGACTCCGCCCACCGCGACGAGAACGGCTACTTCTGGATCATGGGCCGCATCGACGACGTGCTGAACGTGTCCGGCCACCGGCTGGGCACCATGGAGATCGAGTCGGCGCTGGTGGCCAACCCGCTGGTGGCCGAAGCCGCCGTGGTGGGCAAGCCGCACGATGTCAAGGGCGAGGCCGTGGTGGCCTTCGTCGTGCTGAAGGGCGCCCGCCCGCAAGGTGACGCGGCCAAAACGGTGGCGGCGGAACTGAAGAACTGGGTGGCGCACGAGATCGGCAAGATCGCGCAGCCGGACGACATCCGCTTCGGCGAAAACCTGCCCAAGACCCGCTCCGGCAAGATCATGCGCCGCCTCCTGCGCTCCATCGCCAAGGGCGAGGCGATCACTCAGGACGTCTCCACGCTGGAAAATCCGCAAATTCTGGAACAGCTGCAGCAGCAACTGTAAGCCGCGTCCCGGTAAGAAAAAGCCGCCATTTACATGGCGGCTTTTTCTTTGCGTCTCCAAATGGCTACTCCAAACGGAAGCGCGCGATCATCTTGTCCTGCTCGGCCACGTCGGCGGCGGTATCGCTGCAGTGTCGCAGCTGCACCTGGGCCGTATCGCTGACCCGCTGGCCGATATGCCTGATGCTGCCCGCGTTGTCGTTGATGTCCTGAGTCATCCGGCTTTGCTTGCCCACCGCGCCGGCGATTTCGCCGTTGCGGGCGTTGATGTCCGAAATCACATCCTGAACGCGCACCAGCATCTCGCTGATCTGCTCCGCGTCCTTCACCGTGCTGCCCGCGCACTCGCGGCTTTCCTCCATTTTCTGCCGCGCGGCGGCCACGCCGCGTTGCAACTGTTCTATCATGCCGCGGATTTCCTGGGTCGCGGTCTGGGTCTGCGACGCCAACTTGCGCACCTCGTCCGCCACCACCGCGAAACCACGGCCCATTTCGCCGGCTCGAGCCGCCTCGATGGCGGCATTCAGCGCCAGCAGATTGGTCTGCTCCGCCACGCCGGTAATCACCCGGACGATGGATTCGATGTTCTTGCTGAATTCCGCCAGCTCGTCCATCGAATGCGAGGTTTCATCCAGCGTATCCGCCAGCCGGCGTATCGCTTGCCCGGACTGGCTCACCAGCGCCACCCGGCTTCCGGTTTCCTCATGCGCCAGCCGGGCCGCGTCGGCCACCGCGCTGGCATTGGCCGTCATATCTCCCGCGGCCTCGGCCATCTGCCCGATGGCCGCCACCAATTGCTCCAGCTCCTGTTGCAGACGACTGGCTTCGCCGCTGCTTTGGCGCGCCTCGTTCGCGCTTTGCTCGGTGCCCTGCGACACCCGCAGCGAAATCTGGCGGATATCGCCTATCAATTGCTGCAGGTAGGCGATGAAGCGGTTCAGCTCCCGCGCCACCTCGCCGAACTCGTCGCGCGAAGATTCGTCCACCCGCCGGGTCAGATCGCCGTTGCCGCTGTTCAGCTCCACCAGCGAATGTTTCAGCTGCTGCAAAGGCCGGCGCAGGATTTGCTGCATCAGCGTGCTGAGGATGACCATGCTGAGCACAACGCCGATCACCGCGCCCCAGAAGCCGCGCCAGCCTATCTGCCTGGCCTCCGCCATCACCTTGTCCTCGTCCAGCACAACGCCCACCAACCACTTGGCTTGCTGCAGGCTGGCCAAAGGCTGGAACACCACCATCAGGCGCTGGCCGTTGACCGTGACTTCCTGCGCCTGGTTGCTAAGCTGCGGCGCCGTGCCGCCAAACAGTTCGGCGATGCTTTTGCCATTCAGCTTGGCATCCGGGTGGCTGATGATCTTGCCGTCGGCGGACAAGAGAAAAGCGTAGCCCGCGCCGTTGAACGTGGCGGTATTGAGCGCCTCGGACACCGTTTTCAGGCTGAGATCGCCGCCGAAAGCGCCCTTGAAGGCGCCCTTGTCGGTCAATTTGGCCACCACCGAGATCAGGATTTCGCCGGACGCAGCGTCAGGATAAGGGTCGGTCAGCGCCGCGCCGGACGCCGCCTTCGCCACCGGGTACCACGGCCGCTTGCGCGCGTCCCAGGTCGGCGGCGGATTCCATGAGGAGTCGTTGGAAATCTTCTTGCCATCGGTATCCAGTCCGCCGAAGATCAGCTTGAAGCCGGTTTTCAGCGAGGGCATCAGAAACACCTGCTGGATGCGTTCCGGACTGAAGCTGGCATCTATCATTTCCGACATCAGCTGAATTTGCGCCAGCTTGCCGTTCAACCAGTTGGCAATCTGGACAGACAGCACCTCGCTGGTCTGCATCACCTCCTGCTCCTTGCCGGAACGTATGCTGTCCGCCACGCTCAAGTATTGCATCCAGGACAGGGTGGACAGGGTGGCAGCCAACACCAGCGCGGAAATCAGGCCGGCCTTATGGGCGATTTTCATGGTGGAGGCTCCGCGGCGATCTCGGTATTTTCACCATAGATCGCGGTCTTCCGCAGCCAAGCCCAAACCATTCGATTACGCGTAATGAATCGGATAAATAAAACTTTAACTAGTACAAATATCCACCGCCAAGCCAAACCTCCGCGCTCCCTGCCGCTTCGAAGATTCACAACAACGCCTTGCCATCGTTCTGACATCAGCATCCATGCGGGACGCCGCTGACCCGAACCTCCGCCTCTACAGGAGAGCCATCATGAAATACACCTACTTCATCACCACGCCGGGCTACTCTCCCAACTCCTATATCGCCAGGCAAACCACTGCCGGGCGGGTCAATGGCAGCTACTTCAAATTCGGCGACACCAACCATGTGAACAAACTGGATATCCGGAACGGCTATACGACGCACAACCCGGATATCGGCGTCTTCGCCTTGCTGCGAAACGACGCCACGGACTTCAACCTGGGCACAGCGATCAAAGCTTTCCTGCGAGAGGAGCTAAAACTGGAACCGGTGAGCGGAGAATGGTTTTTTGCCGATTTCGAAGCCATCAAGCAGCTGCGCAAGGTGATGCGGGAGAACGATGAGCTCGCCTTCGATGTCCACAATGCCGGGGAACTCCTCGACTCGATCAAAACGGCGCTGACGAGTTGAAGACTGTGGGCAAGCCCATGGTCCCGGCGCTTCAGGAGAAAACAGCCAGCCCCTCCCCCGACTGCGCCTCCTCCCGCCGACAGGCAACGATGGCGCCGCTGTCACCAGCGGCCGCCAGTCAGTTTGCCGCCGGCGAACGTGCCCGGCCAAAAGCGCGGGCGCGCGCAGGCGCGACGGGAATGCTCAAGACAGGAACCGAAGTCTGGACGATAGGCGTTGGCTCCACCACCGCCAGCATGTCGGCATGCTGCCTAGCCATGCGCTGCACGAAGTCGCCGCCCAGTCCCAGGATATCCTCATTGTCCAGGATCTGGCCATCGCTGCCCGCCCCCGCCAGCACCGGAATGGAAACCGCAGCGGCGATTCGCCCTGCCGCATCGCCGCCCACGCCCTCCAACACCAGGCAAAAGGCGCCGGCTCGCTCCAGTTCTCGAGCGGCCTGGATCATGCGATCGCAGGCCACCACGCCGCCCTCCGCGACCGCGCCTTGCGCGCGCTCCGAAATCCGCCTTAATTGCGCGATGACAGGCACCCCGTTTTTCACCAGATAAGCCACGGTGTCCGCCATCTCCACGCCGCCCTCCACTTTCACCGCGGACGCGCCCGCCTCCAGCAGCCGCAATGCGCTGTCCAAGGCCTGCGCCGGAGATTTATGGCGGCTCGAGAACGGCAGGCCCGCCGCGACGCAGGCCCGCCGCGCGGAGCGGGACACCGCCCGGGCGTGGCTGACCATGTGTTCCAGCGTGAACGACAGCAGGGTGGGTTGGCCAAAGTCTCCCATCGTGGCGATGTCGTCGATCAACACGATATCCACCCACTCGTCGACAACTTCGGTGATGGCCCGGCCGTATGCGGTCGCGGCTATCAGCTTGCGCTGCCCCTTGCTGCTGCGGATGGACGGCACGGTCACGCGCCGGCTAACGCTTGCCTTGCTGCTCATGATGCATGCTCCTTGTAATGGCCGGCGCGCTCGCCGGGGATGAAGACATGCATGCTATTGGAGTATTCTATGCAGATGTTAATGAGAAATTGTCATATCCTGTTCATCCAAACGTTATACACCCCATGAATCTGCGCAATTTACGCTACTTCGTCGCCGTGGCCCGCCACGGCAGCTACCAGAAAGCCGCTGCGCGCATTCATCTGACGCAGCCGGCGCTGAGCAAGGCCATCCAGCAGTTGGAGGAAGAACTGGACGCGACCTTGCTGGTGCGCAGCCGCCCAGGGAGCCCGGCCAGCCTGACCCCCGCTGGCGAACTGGTGCTGCGCCGCGCCGAAAGCCTGCTGCGGGAGAACGCGGCGATGCTGGACGATCTGGCCCGGCTGAAATGCCAGACCCAGGGCGAACTGCGCCTGGGCCTGCCGCCGCTGGCGGGCATTCCCAGGGTGGCCAGACTGATGCAAACCTTCCGCAGCCTCTATCCGCTGGTTCAGTTGCGTCTGTTCGAAAGCGGTGGCTGCGAGCAAGAAGACGCCGTGATGAGCGGAGACATCGAGGTGGCGATCTGCCTGACGCCGCAGCATCCGGAACTGGATAGCCTGCTGATCGGAGAATACCCGCTGCGCTTCGTGCTGCCGGCCTCCCATCCTCTGGCCGGCCGCGCCAGCCTGAAGCCGGCAGAAGTCGCCGACATGCCCTGGATACGGCTGGAGGGCGCCTCTCAGGTCAATCGCATGGCCGCCGACGCCTGGCAGCAAGCCGGCCTGGTGCCGGAAACCTATGCCGACAGCGGCCATCTGGGACTGTGCCTGTCGCTGGTGGCCGCCGGCTGCGGACTGCTGATCCTGCCCGAACCCTGGCTGCCGCCGCATCCGACCGACATCGCGCTGGTGCCCTGCGACGATCCGTCGCTGACCTGGAAACTGTCGCTGATCTGGCGCCGCGGCATCGCGCTGTCCGAGCCGGCCGAGCGCTGGCGGCAATTGCTCATCGAGGAGGGAAAGGCCCGCGACTGCCCGCCGGGTGTTGAAGAGGATGCCGCTAAAGAAGATAATTAACGGTTTTTGAAGCGGAATCCGACAGCATGGCCGTCATCACACTCGTCGACCGGATCGACGCCCTCCTGCCCCAGACCCAGTGCGGACAGTGCGGCCATGCCGGCTGCCGTCCGTACGCGGAAGCGCTGGCGGAAGGCGCGGACCCGATCAACCGCTGCCCGCCCGGCGGCGATGACGGCATCAGGGCGCTGGCGGAACTGCTGGGCCGGCAGGCCATTCCCTTCGACCCCGCCGGACAGCAGCCCAAGCCGCGCGCGCTGGCCGTCATCCGCGAGGATAGCTGCATCGGCTGTACCTTGTGCATCCAGGCTTGCCCCGCCGACGCCATCGTCGGCGCAGCCAAGCAAATGCACACCGTGATCGCCGACGAATGCACCGGCTGCGAGCTATGCCTCGCGCCCTGTCCGGTGGACTGCATCGACCTGATCCCGGTGGCCGATCCGCGCGACGGCGAACGCGAACGCGTGATGGCCCGCGCCGCGCAGGCGCGCAGGCGTTACGACTCGCGCCAGGCGCGCAAGGCGCGCGATGCCCAGGATAAGGCCAAACGCCTGGCCGAGCGCGCCGCCGTAGCCGCGCCCTCCCCCGCCGGCCGCGCCGATGCCGAGCCGCCTGCCGCCGCGAGCGCCGCCGACAAGAACGAGCTGATCCGCAAGGCGATGGAGCGCGCCAAGCAACAGGCCCCGGTGGCCGCCACCGCCTCCGCCGACAAGATGGCTGTGATCCGCGCGGCCATGGAGCGCGCCGCCGCGATGAAAGCCGCCCAGCAAGAAGCCGACAAGGACGCCGAGTGAATCCCGCCAAACGACAGGAAATCTTCCGCCGCCTGCACGAAGACAATCCCCATCCCGCTACCGAACTGGAATACAACACGCCGTTCGAACTGCTGATCTCGGTGCTGCTGTCGGCTCAGGCCACCGACGTGGGCGTCAACAAAGCGACGCGCCGGCTGTATCCGGTAGCCAACACGCCCGCCGCGATGCTGGCGCTGGGCGAAGAAAGCCTGGCCGACTTCATCAAGACCATCGGCCTGTACAAGACCAAGGCCCGAAACGTGATCGCCACCTGCCGCCTGCTGCTGGAACGACACGGCGGCGAAGTGCCGCAAACGCGCGAGGCGCTGGAAGCGCTGCCCGGCGTCGGCCGCAAAACCGCCAACGTGGTGCTCAACACCGCCTTCGGCCAGCCCACCATCGCGGTGGACACCCATATCTTCCGCGTGTCCAACCGCACCCGTCTCGCGCCTGGCAAGGACGTGCGCGAAGTGGAGGACAAACTGGAGCGTTTCGTCCCCGCCGAATTCAAACGGGACGCGCACCACTGGCTGATTCTGCTCGGCCGCTACGTTTGCAAGGCCAGGAAGCCCGAATGCCAGCGCTGCGCGATAGCGGATCTCTGCGAATACCCGGCCAAGCCCTTATGATAAAATTGGAGTGTAAACTCGATATCGATGACAGAAGACAGCTTGTATACTCTTCTATCCGCCCCCATTTACCTTTCCGAATCAGCCAGCTATTAAAGGATTGCCAGTGACAACGAGTCTTCGCATCATGGCCGGCGCCCTGCTCGCGGCGTCGTTACTGTCCGGCTGCGACAGAATCGAGCAGTTTGTCAAAGGCAGCAGCCAGCCCGCTCCCGTCGCCATACCCGCGCAGCAGGACGGCCGTGTCGCCATGCTGCTGCCGGACTTCACCCAGTTGGTCAGCCGCGATGGCCCGGCCGTGGTCAACATCCAGGCCACCCGCGAAGGCGCCGCGCCGCAGCAAAGCGCCAACAACATGCCCTTCCCGGTGCCGGAAGACGACCCGCTGTACGACTTCTTCCGCCGCTTCATGCCCAACCAGCCGCAACAGCAGGACCAGACGCCCGAGGAAAGCGTGTCCTACGGCTCCGGCTTCATCATCAGCAGCGACGGTTTCATCCTGACCAATGCCCACGTGGTGGCCGACGGCGGCCAGATCCGCGTCACGCTGACTGACAAGCGCGAACTGCGCGCCAAGCTGGTGGGCCTGGACAAGCGCAGCGACGTGGCCTTGCTCAAGGTGGCCGCGGCCGACCTGCCGGTGGCCAAGATAGGCAGTCCGGCCGACCTGAAAGTCGGCGAATGGGTGGCCGCCATCGGCGCGCCCTTCGGCTTCGACAACACCGTCACCGCCGGCATCGTCTCCGCCAAGGGGCGCAGCCTGCCGGACGAAACGCTGGTGCCCTTCATCCAGACCGACGTGGCGATCAACCCCGGCAACTCCGGCGGCCCGCTGTTCAATCTGCGCGGCGAAGTGGTTGGCATCAATTCCCAGATCTACAGCCGTTCCGGCGGCTTCATGGGCATTTCCTTCGCCATCCCGATCGACCTGGCGATGCAGGTGGCCGATCAGCTGAAGTCCAAGGGCAAGGTCAGCCGCGGCCAGCTGGGCGTCAACATCCAGGAAGTGACCCAGGAGCTGGCGCAATCGTTCGGCCTGCAGCGCCCGTCCGGCGCGCTGGTGGTGCGCGTCGACCCCAAGGGCCCTGCCGCCAGGGCCGGACTGCAAGCCGGCGACATCATCCTGAAGCTCAACGACCAGGCGATCAGCAGCTCCAAGGACCTGCCGATGCTGGTGGGCTCGCTCGGCCCCGGCACCAAGATCAGACTGGTGGTATGGCGAAAGGGCTTCGAGAAAACGATGGAAGCGACGCTGGTGGAGCAAGCGCAGGAGCCCGCCGCCAACAGCAAGCCTGCCAGCGACAACGCGCCGCAGGGCTACCAGTTCGGCAAGCTGGGCTTGACCCTCAGCGAACTGACCACGGAACAGCGCGCCGACCTCGGCATCCGCGGCGGCCTCCTGATCCAGAAATCGCAAGGCCCGGCCGCCCGCTCCGGCTTGATGCCCGGCGACATCATCCTGGGCCTGAACCAGGTCGACGTCACCAGCATCAACGCGTTCGAGAAAGCGCTGTCCGGCGCCGGCGGCCACGCCGCGCTGCTGGTGAAGCGAGGCGAAGCGGTGCTCTACATCGCGCTGCGCACCGATTGACCCCATGCCCCCGATTAAAAACGCCGCCCACTGGGCGGCGTTTTTTCATTGCGTTTCCACATCTATAAATCCGGCATGACTGACAGATTCCGCCGGTCGCGGATGGAGAATGCGATGAGCAAGCTGCGCGTAGCCTGTTTTTCCCTGTCCGCGGACGGTTTCGGCGCGGGCCCGAATCAGAGCCTGGACCAACCGTTGGGCATCGGCGGCATGGCGCTGCATCAATGGGCGTTCGCCACCGCCGCCTTCCAGCGCCTGCACGGCGGCGGCATCGGCGGCGAGGCCGGGGTGGACAATGACTTCATTGAACGAGGCTTCGACAATATCGGCGCCTGGATACTGGGACGCAATATGTTCGGCCCGTTGCGCGGCCCCTGGCCCGATCTGGAATGGAAAGGATGGTGGGGAGAAGAGCCGCCCTACCGCACTCAGGTGTTCGTGCTGACCCATCATCCCCGCCCCGCGCTCGCCATGAAGGGCGGCACCGTCTTCCACTTCGTCTCCGACGGCATCCGCCCGGCGCTGGAGCGGGCCCGCGAAGCGGCCGGCGGCCGGGACGTGCGGCTGGGCGGCGGCGTCGACGCGGTTCGGCAATACCTGCGCGCCGGCCTGATCGACGAGCTGCACCTCGCCATCGCGCCCACGCTGCTGGGACGCGGCGAAGCCTTGTTCGCCGGGCTGGACCTACCCGCGCTCGGCTACCAATGCGCGGAACGGGTCGCCGGAGAAAGAGCCTGCCACTTGCTGCTGCGCCGGCTCGACAAGCCCGGTTGAGAAAGAAACAAAAAAGCGGAGCCCATGGGCTCCGCTTTTTCCAACACGCCCCGGATCAGGCCGGATTATGCAGCAATGAATTGCGCCGCGAATAACCGAAATACACCACTAGGCCGATGATCAGCCAGGCAGCGAAGCAGGTCCAGGTCAGCAGCGACAGCTGGGTCATCAGGAAACCGCAGCACAGGATGGCCAGCGCCGGAATGGTGGGCACCGCCGGGCAGACGAACTTGCGCGGCAGGTCCGGCTCGCGCTTCCGGAGCACGATCACCGACAGCGCGATCAGCGTGAACGCGGCCAGGGTGCCGATGTTCACCAGCTCGGCCAGCGTGTGCAGCGGCACGAAGCCGGCCAGCAGCGCGATGATGGTGCCGATCAACCAGGTGGCCTTGTACGGGGTGCCGTACTTCGGATTCACCTCGGAGAAGATCTTGGGCAGCAGGCCGTCGCGGCTCATGGCGAACAGAATGCGGGTCTGGCCATAAGTCATCACCAGGATCACCGTCATCATGCCCAGGATGGCGCCCAGGTCGACGAAGCCGGCGAACCAGTCCAGCTTGGCCACTTGCAGCGCCAGCGACACCGGGTGGTCGACGCCGGCGAACTGCATGTAGGGCACGATGCCGGTCATGATGGCGGCCACCACCACGTACAGGATGGAGCACACCGCCAGCGACCAGATCACGCCGCGCGGGATGTCCTTGGCCGGGTTCTTCACTTCCTCCGCCGCGCAGGTGACGGCGTCGAAGCCGATGAAGCTGAAGAACACGATGGCGGCACCGTGGAACACGCCGGAGAAGCCGAACGGCAGCGCCGGCTCCCAGTTGGCCGGCTTGACGTGCCACACGCCAATGGCGATGAACAGCACCACCACCGCCACCTTGATCAGCACCACGATATTGTTGACGCGCTTGGATTCCTTGATGCCGAAGGCCAACAGCGCGGTAATGATCATCGCGATGCAGAAGGCCGGCAGGTTGAACAAGGTGTCCTTGCCCGGCACCGAGCCGGCGGCGGCGGTCAACGCCTGCGGCAGCGTGACCCCGAAGCCGGACAACAGGCTCTGGAAGTAGCCGGACCAGCCGACGGACACCGCCGACGAGGCCAGCAGGTATTCCAGCAGCAGGTCCCAGCCGATGATCCAGGCGATCAGTTCGCCCAGCGTGGCGTAGGCATAGGTGTAGGTGGAGCCGGAAATCGGCAGCATGGAGGCGAATTCGGCATAGCACATCGCCGCAAAGCCGCAGGCGAAAGCGCTGATGACGAAGGAAAGCACCAGGCCGGGGCCGGCGATGGTGGCGCCGGTGCCGGTCAGCACGAAAATCCCGGTGCCGATGATG
This genomic window from Chromobacterium phragmitis contains:
- a CDS encoding cation acetate symporter; translated protein: MMRHTRLKLAAGAAALLPALACAAGAIEGDVKQQATNWHAIIMFFLFVAFTLGITYWAARRTKSASDFYAAGGGITGFQNGLAIAGDYMSAASFLGISALVFDKGYDGLIYSMGFLVGWPIILFLVAERLRNLGKYTFADVASYRLQQMPVRSLAAVSTLVVVAMYLIAQMVGAGKLIQLLFGMSYGSAVVLVGVLMVCYVLFGGMLATTWVQIIKAVLLLSGATFMAIMVLASVGFSPEVMFEKAVAAHSKGAAIMAPGKADPIDSISLGLALMFGTAGLPHILMRFFTVADAKEARKSVFYATGFIGYFYILTFIIGFGAIMLVLNQPGMMETVMKNGKEVHQLIGGSNMAAIHLADAVGGDIFLGFISAVAFATILAVVAGLALSGASAVSHDLYASVIKHGKANEADEIRVSKITTVVLGVVAIVLGLVFEKQNIAFMVGLAFSIAASANFPVLFLSMFWKGLTTRGAVTGGLVGLASAVLLIVLGPTVWVEVMKHEHAIFPYKNPAIFSMTLAFVVTWLVSVLDASKQAADEKAKFDAQYVRSMTGIGASGASKH
- the acs gene encoding acetate--CoA ligase; the protein is MSTLDSILKETRSFAPSEEFRRKASISGIEAYHALCEQADDHYLSFWGDLARELISWKKPFSRVLDDSQAPFFKWFDDGVLNASYNCLDRHLASNANKIAIIFEADDGEVTRVTYSELHRRVCQFANGLKSLNVKKGDRVVVYMPMGIEAVVAMQACARIGAIHSVVFGGFSAGAVRDRIQDAGATMVITANESLRGGKSVPLKATVDEALALEGSESIQHVVVYQRTNGGAAWTDGRDVWWHKLVEGQSEACEPEWMSAEDPLFILYTSGSTGKPKGIQHSTAGYLLGAINSFRWVFDYKPNDVFWCTADVGWITGHSYVCYGPLANGATQVIFEGVPTYPDAGRFWKMIEQHKVSVFYTAPTAIRSLIKLGADLPKQYDLSSLRVLGTVGEPINPEAWMWYYETVGGGRCPIVDTWWQTETGSAMIAPLPGAVATKPGSCTLPLPGVIADIVDESGAPVEPGRGGFLVIKKPFPSLVRTIWNDPERFKKTYFPDEFDGKYYLAGDSAHRDENGYFWIMGRIDDVLNVSGHRLGTMEIESALVANPLVAEAAVVGKPHDVKGEAVVAFVVLKGARPQGDAAKTVAAELKNWVAHEIGKIAQPDDIRFGENLPKTRSGKIMRRLLRSIAKGEAITQDVSTLENPQILEQLQQQL
- a CDS encoding methyl-accepting chemotaxis protein; translated protein: MKIAHKAGLISALVLAATLSTLSWMQYLSVADSIRSGKEQEVMQTSEVLSVQIANWLNGKLAQIQLMSEMIDASFSPERIQQVFLMPSLKTGFKLIFGGLDTDGKKISNDSSWNPPPTWDARKRPWYPVAKAASGAALTDPYPDAASGEILISVVAKLTDKGAFKGAFGGDLSLKTVSEALNTATFNGAGYAFLLSADGKIISHPDAKLNGKSIAELFGGTAPQLSNQAQEVTVNGQRLMVVFQPLASLQQAKWLVGVVLDEDKVMAEARQIGWRGFWGAVIGVVLSMVILSTLMQQILRRPLQQLKHSLVELNSGNGDLTRRVDESSRDEFGEVARELNRFIAYLQQLIGDIRQISLRVSQGTEQSANEARQSSGEASRLQQELEQLVAAIGQMAEAAGDMTANASAVADAARLAHEETGSRVALVSQSGQAIRRLADTLDETSHSMDELAEFSKNIESIVRVITGVAEQTNLLALNAAIEAARAGEMGRGFAVVADEVRKLASQTQTATQEIRGMIEQLQRGVAAARQKMEESRECAGSTVKDAEQISEMLVRVQDVISDINARNGEIAGAVGKQSRMTQDINDNAGSIRHIGQRVSDTAQVQLRHCSDTAADVAEQDKMIARFRLE
- a CDS encoding 3-methyl-2-oxobutanoate hydroxymethyltransferase, which gives rise to MSSKASVSRRVTVPSIRSSKGQRKLIAATAYGRAITEVVDEWVDIVLIDDIATMGDFGQPTLLSFTLEHMVSHARAVSRSARRACVAAGLPFSSRHKSPAQALDSALRLLEAGASAVKVEGGVEMADTVAYLVKNGVPVIAQLRRISERAQGAVAEGGVVACDRMIQAARELERAGAFCLVLEGVGGDAAGRIAAAVSIPVLAGAGSDGQILDNEDILGLGGDFVQRMARQHADMLAVVEPTPIVQTSVPVLSIPVAPARARAFGRARSPAAN
- a CDS encoding LysR family transcriptional regulator translates to MNLRNLRYFVAVARHGSYQKAAARIHLTQPALSKAIQQLEEELDATLLVRSRPGSPASLTPAGELVLRRAESLLRENAAMLDDLARLKCQTQGELRLGLPPLAGIPRVARLMQTFRSLYPLVQLRLFESGGCEQEDAVMSGDIEVAICLTPQHPELDSLLIGEYPLRFVLPASHPLAGRASLKPAEVADMPWIRLEGASQVNRMAADAWQQAGLVPETYADSGHLGLCLSLVAAGCGLLILPEPWLPPHPTDIALVPCDDPSLTWKLSLIWRRGIALSEPAERWRQLLIEEGKARDCPPGVEEDAAKEDN